The Halichondria panicea chromosome 14, odHalPani1.1, whole genome shotgun sequence genome contains a region encoding:
- the LOC135347534 gene encoding TNF receptor-associated factor 3-like isoform X4 produces the protein MSTLVCVSCKEYVFHDPYQCDCGDRLCSKCYTSYVERGQKKFICLSCGEENIVANCFRDKAVEYELRNTTLKCLNQSCPWEGESRFYQEHKNSCKFGAVQCPNSIYGCKEELIRSQLHDHLNNKCNFNPITCRWCGQHTLNEDIHIQKECEMALDYCPNGCGERLPRREMLKHTKTVCTHQVRECDYKDLGCTYKGTIKDLTKHAKEYPAYHNQLLKMANKEMKQSLDHQIALIDTKTDDLKSEISKIRSEVQSRLQPVTDAVVKAESAIIQLQDGLSEVSLLLQTLQAASYNGTFIWKIPEVTRRRQEARTGKTVSLYSAPFYTSRHGYKLCLRLYMNGDGSGKGTHLSFFITLMRGEYDALLPWPFRQAVTLTLVDQNKQRDIVQSFRPEPTSSSFQRPRNEMNVASGCPTFALVSVLDNVSYVKDDTLFLKCKVNTTGLTNE, from the exons ATGAGTACACTAGTGTGTGTAAGCTGTAAAGAGTATGTGTTCCACGATCCATACCAATGTGACTGTGGAGACAGACTGTGTAGCAAGTGTTACACCTCCTATGTTGAAAG AGGCCAAAAAAAGTTCATCTGTTTGTCTTGCGGTGAAGAGAACATTGTGGCCAACTGTTTCCGAGACAAGGCAGTGGAGTACGAGCTTCGGAACACCACCCTCAAGTGCCTGAACCAGTCCTGTCCCTGGGAGGGGGAGAGCAGGTTCTATCAG GAGCATAAGAACTCATGCAAGTTTGGAGCGGTACAATGCCCCAACTCAATATACGGCTGTAAAGAAGAACTAATTAGGAGTCAATTACACGACCACCTCAACAATAAATGCAACTTCAACCCGATCACTTGTCGATGGTGTGGACAACACACCCTCAATGAAGAC ATTCACATTCAGAAGGAGTGTGAGATGGCACTCGACTACTGCCCCAATGGGTGTGGCGAGAGGTTACCTAGGAGAGAG atGCTCAAGCATACTAAAACAGTGTGCACTCACCAAGTAAGAGAATGTGACTACAAGGACTTGGGGTGCACCTACAAG GGTACCATCAAGGATCTAACGAAGCATGCAAAGGAGTACCCCGCATATCACAACCAACTACTGAAAATGGCCAACAAAGAAATGAAGCAATCTCTTGACCACCAAATTGCCTTAATAGATACCAAAACAGACGATTTGAAATCTGAAATTAGCAAAATTCGGTCTGAGGTGCAGTCAAGGCTGCAACCAGTAACAGATGCTGTGGTCaaagctgagtcagcaattaTCCAACTACAAGATGGACTCAGTGAGGTATCTCTGCTATTACAAACACTTCAAGCTGCCAGTTACAATGGAACATTCATTTGGAAGATTCCTGAAGTCACTAGGAGAAGACAGGAAGCTAGAACTGGGAAAACTGTATCTCTGTATTCTGCTCCATTCTATACGAGTCGCCATGGATACAAGCTCTGCCTAAGACTATACATGAATGGCGATGGTTCTGGGAAGGGCACTCACTTGTCGTTCTTTATCACCCTAATGCGAGGAGAGTACGATGCCCTCCTCCCCTGGCCGTTCAGACAGGCAGTCACTCTGACCCTGGTGGACCAGAACAAGCAGCGGGACATTGTCCAGTCGTTCCGTCCTGAACCAACCTCCTCATCATTCCAGAGACCACGCAATGAGATGAACGTTGCCTCAGGCTGTCCCACATTCGCTCTCGTCTCCGTCCTTGATAACGTCTCCTACGTCAAGGACGATACCTTGTTCCTTAAATGCAAGGTTAACACTACTGGACTGACCAATGAATGA
- the LOC135347538 gene encoding TNF receptor-associated factor 2-like isoform X1, whose amino-acid sequence MSRSMSTLVCVSCQEYAFHDPYQCDCGDRLCSKCYTGYAESGHKKFICSSCDEENIVTNCFRDKAVEYELRNTTLKCLNQSCPWEGESRFYQEHKKSCKFGAVQCPNLIYGCKEELIRSQLQNHLNKCNFNPITCRWCGQHTLNEDIHVQKECEMALDYCPNGCGERLPRREIFTHSPQMLKHTRTVCTHQVRECDYKDLGCTYKGTIKDLTKHAKEYPAYHNQLLKMANKEMKQSLDHQIALIDNKTDDLKSEISKIRSEVQSRLQPVTDAVVKAESAIIRLQDGLSEVSLLLQTLQAASYDGTFIWKIPEVLRRRNEARTGKTVSLYSAPFYTSRHGYKLCLRLYMNGDGTGKGTHLSFFITLIRGEYDALLPWPFIQAVTLTLVDQNKQRDIVQSFRPEPTSSSFQRPCNEMNVASGCPTFALVSVLDNVSYVKDDTLFLKCKVNTTGLTNE is encoded by the exons ATGAGTAGATCCATGTCTACACTAGTGTGTGTAAGCTGCCAAGAGTATGCTTTCCACGATCCCTACCAGTGTGATTGTGGAGACAGACTTTGCAGCAAGTGTTACACCGGCTATGCTGAGAG TGGCCACAAGAAATTTATTTGCTCATCCTGTGATGAAGAGAACATTGTGACCAACTGTTTCCGAGACAAGGCAGTGGAGTACGAGCTTCGGAACACCACCCTCAAGTGCCTGAACCAGTCCTGTCCCTGGGAGGGGGAGAGCAGGTTCTATCAG GAGCATAAGAAGTCATGCAAGTTTGGAGCAGTACAGTGCCCCAACTTGATATACGGCTGTAAAGAGGAACTGATTAGGAGTCAATTACAGAACCACCTCAATAAATGCAACTTCAACCCCATAACTTGTCGATGGTGTGGACAACACACCCTCAATGAAGAC ATTCACGTTCAAAAAGAGTGTGAGATGGCACTAGACTACTGCCCCAATGGGTGTGGGGAGAGGTTACCTAGGAGAGAG ATCTTTACCCACTCCCCACAGATGCTCAAGCATACTAGGACAGTATGCACTCACCAAGTAAGAGAATGCGACTACAAGGACTTGGGGTGCACTTACAAG GGTACCATCAAGGACCTAACGAAGCATGCAAAGGAGTACCCTGCATATCACAACCAACTACTAAAAATGGCTAACAAAGAAATGAAGCAATCTCTTGACCACCAAATTGCCTTGATAGACAACAAAACAGATGACCTGAAATCTGAAATTAGCAAAATTCGATCTGAGGTGCAGTCACGACTGCAACCAGTAACAGATGCTGTGGTAaaagctgagtcagcaattaTCCGACTACAAGATGGACTCAGTGAGGTATCTCTGCTATTGCAAACACTTCAAGCAGCCAGTTACGATGGAACATTCATTTGGAAGATCCCCGAAGTATTGCGAAGAAGAAACGAAGCTAGAACTGGGAAAACTGTATCTCTGTATTCTGCTCCATTCTATACGAGTCGTCATGGATACAAGCTCTGCCTGAGACTCTACATGAATGGCGATGGTACTGGGAAGGGCACTCACTTGTCGTTCTTTATCACCCTAATACGAGGGGAGTACGACGCCCTCCTCCCCTGGCCATTCATACAGGCAGTCACTCTGACCCTGGTGGACCAGAACAAGCAGCGGGACATTGTCCAGTCGTTCCGTCCTGAACCAACCTCCTCGTCATTCCAGAGACCATGCAATGAGATGAACGTTGCCTCAGGCTGTCCCACATTCGCCCTCGTCTCCGTCCTTGACAACGTCTCCTACGTCAAGGACGATACCTTGTTCCTTAAATGCAAAGTCAACACCACTGGTCTGACCAATGAATGA
- the LOC135347538 gene encoding TNF receptor-associated factor 2-like isoform X2 produces MSRSMSTLVCVSCQEYAFHDPYQCDCGDRLCSKCYTGYAESGHKKFICSSCDEENIVTNCFRDKAVEYELRNTTLKCLNQSCPWEGESRFYQEHKKSCKFGAVQCPNLIYGCKEELIRSQLQNHLNKCNFNPITCRWCGQHTLNEDIHVQKECEMALDYCPNGCGERLPRREMLKHTRTVCTHQVRECDYKDLGCTYKGTIKDLTKHAKEYPAYHNQLLKMANKEMKQSLDHQIALIDNKTDDLKSEISKIRSEVQSRLQPVTDAVVKAESAIIRLQDGLSEVSLLLQTLQAASYDGTFIWKIPEVLRRRNEARTGKTVSLYSAPFYTSRHGYKLCLRLYMNGDGTGKGTHLSFFITLIRGEYDALLPWPFIQAVTLTLVDQNKQRDIVQSFRPEPTSSSFQRPCNEMNVASGCPTFALVSVLDNVSYVKDDTLFLKCKVNTTGLTNE; encoded by the exons ATGAGTAGATCCATGTCTACACTAGTGTGTGTAAGCTGCCAAGAGTATGCTTTCCACGATCCCTACCAGTGTGATTGTGGAGACAGACTTTGCAGCAAGTGTTACACCGGCTATGCTGAGAG TGGCCACAAGAAATTTATTTGCTCATCCTGTGATGAAGAGAACATTGTGACCAACTGTTTCCGAGACAAGGCAGTGGAGTACGAGCTTCGGAACACCACCCTCAAGTGCCTGAACCAGTCCTGTCCCTGGGAGGGGGAGAGCAGGTTCTATCAG GAGCATAAGAAGTCATGCAAGTTTGGAGCAGTACAGTGCCCCAACTTGATATACGGCTGTAAAGAGGAACTGATTAGGAGTCAATTACAGAACCACCTCAATAAATGCAACTTCAACCCCATAACTTGTCGATGGTGTGGACAACACACCCTCAATGAAGAC ATTCACGTTCAAAAAGAGTGTGAGATGGCACTAGACTACTGCCCCAATGGGTGTGGGGAGAGGTTACCTAGGAGAGAG ATGCTCAAGCATACTAGGACAGTATGCACTCACCAAGTAAGAGAATGCGACTACAAGGACTTGGGGTGCACTTACAAG GGTACCATCAAGGACCTAACGAAGCATGCAAAGGAGTACCCTGCATATCACAACCAACTACTAAAAATGGCTAACAAAGAAATGAAGCAATCTCTTGACCACCAAATTGCCTTGATAGACAACAAAACAGATGACCTGAAATCTGAAATTAGCAAAATTCGATCTGAGGTGCAGTCACGACTGCAACCAGTAACAGATGCTGTGGTAaaagctgagtcagcaattaTCCGACTACAAGATGGACTCAGTGAGGTATCTCTGCTATTGCAAACACTTCAAGCAGCCAGTTACGATGGAACATTCATTTGGAAGATCCCCGAAGTATTGCGAAGAAGAAACGAAGCTAGAACTGGGAAAACTGTATCTCTGTATTCTGCTCCATTCTATACGAGTCGTCATGGATACAAGCTCTGCCTGAGACTCTACATGAATGGCGATGGTACTGGGAAGGGCACTCACTTGTCGTTCTTTATCACCCTAATACGAGGGGAGTACGACGCCCTCCTCCCCTGGCCATTCATACAGGCAGTCACTCTGACCCTGGTGGACCAGAACAAGCAGCGGGACATTGTCCAGTCGTTCCGTCCTGAACCAACCTCCTCGTCATTCCAGAGACCATGCAATGAGATGAACGTTGCCTCAGGCTGTCCCACATTCGCCCTCGTCTCCGTCCTTGACAACGTCTCCTACGTCAAGGACGATACCTTGTTCCTTAAATGCAAAGTCAACACCACTGGTCTGACCAATGAATGA
- the LOC135347529 gene encoding TNF receptor-associated factor 2-like isoform X3 gives MSRSMSTLVCVSCQEYVFHDPYQCDCGDRLCSKCYNSYVESGLKKCICSSCDEENIVTNCFRDKAAEYELRNTTLKCLNQSCPWEGESRFYQEHKKSCKFGAVQCPNSIYGCKEELIRSQLQDHLNNKCNFNPITCRWCGQHTLNEDIHIQKGCEMALDYCSNGCGERLPRREMLKHTKTVCTHQVRECDYKDLGCTYKGTIKELTKHLKEYPAYHNQLLKMAYKEMKQSLDHQIALIDTKTDDLKPEISKIRSEVQSRLQPVTDAVVKAESAIIRLQDGLSEVSLLLQTLQAASYDGTFIWKIPEVLRRRNEARTGKTVSLYSAPFYTSRHGYKLCLRLYMNGDGTGKGTHLSFFITLMRGEYDALLPWPFRQAVTPTLVDQNKQRDVVQSFRPEPTSSSFQRPRNEINVASGCPTFALVSVLDNVSYVKDDTLFLKCKVNTTGLTNE, from the exons ATGAGTAGATCCATGTCTACACTAGTGTGTGTAAGCTGTCAAGAGTATGTGTTTCACGATCCCTATCAGTGTGATTGTGGAGACAGACTGTGTAGCAAGTGTTACAACTCTTATGTTGAGAG CGGTCTCAAGAAATGTATTTGCTCGTCCTGTGATGAAGAAAACATTGTAACCAACTGTTTCCGAGACAAGGCAGCGGAGTACGAGCTTCGGAACACCACCCTCAAGTGCCTGAATCAATCCTGTCCCTGGGAGGGAGAGAGCAGGTTTTATCAG GAGCATAAGAAGTCATGCAAGTTTGGAGCAGTACAATGCCCCAACTCAATATACGGCTGTAAAGAGGAACTGATTAGAAGTCAATTACAGGACCACCTCAACAATAAATGCAACTTCAACCCGATCACTTGTCGATGGTGTGGACAACACACCCTCAATGAAGAC ATTCACATTCAAAAAGGGTGTGAGATGGCACTAGACTACTGCTCCAATGGGTGTGGAGAGAGGTTACCTAGGAGAGAG ATGCTCAAGCATACTAAAACAGTGTGCACTCACCAAGTAAGGGAATGCGACTACAAAGACTTGGGGTGCACCTACAAG GGTACCATCAAGGAACTAACGAAGCATTTAAAGGAGTACCCCGCATATCACAACCAACTACTGAAAATGGCTTACAAAGAAATGAAGCAATCTCTTGACCACCAAATTGCCTTAATAGACACCAAAACAGATGATCTGAAACCTGAAATTAGCAAAATTCGCTCTGAGGTGCAGTCACGACTGCAACCAGTAACAGATGCTGTGGTAaaagctgagtcagcaattaTCCGACTACAAGATGGACTCAGTGAGGTATCTCTGCTATTGCAAACACTTCAAGCAGCCAGTTACGATGGAACATTCATTTGGAAGATCCCCGAAGTATTGCGAAGAAGAAACGAAGCTAGAACTGGGAAAACTGTATCTTTGTACTCCGCTCCATTCTATACGAGTCGCCATGGATACAAGCTCTGCCTGAGACTCTACATGAATGGCGATGGTACTGGAAAGGGCACTCACTTGTCGTTCTTTATCACCCTAATGCGAGGAGAGTACGATGCCCTTCTCCCCTGGCCATTCAGACAGGCAGTCACTCCGACCCTGGTGGACCAGAACAAGCAGCGGGACGTTGTCCAGTCATTCCGTCCTGAACCAACCTCCTCATCATTCCAGAGACCACGCAATGAGATAAACGTTGCCTCAGGTTGTCCCACATTCGCCCTCGTTTCTGTTCTTGACAACGTCTCCTACGTCAAGGACGATACCTTGTTCCTTAAATGCAAAGTCAACACCACTGGACTAACCAATGAATAG